The following coding sequences are from one Venturia canescens isolate UGA chromosome 5, ASM1945775v1, whole genome shotgun sequence window:
- the Tat gene encoding tyrosine aminotransferase — protein MSNGPIITSRERWNVRASNIAKRTHNPIRSIVENIVVEPNPDKQMIALSIGDPTTFGNLKPAKEVIDAIQESVTTQLYNGYAPSTGYEKARAAVAKYSSNELVTVESKDVILCSGCSCALDLCITALAGEGQNILIPRPGFSIYKTLAEGLGIGVKSYNLLPELGWQIDLEDLQSQIDDRTAAIVINNPSNPCGSVFTRQHLLDILEIAARFHVPIIADEIYEHMVFPGKTYYSLASLSSEVPILSCSGLTKRFLVPGWRMGWIIIHDRQGILEEVRKGLNCLSQRIIGSNTIVQGALPSILEKTPQKFYDDILRTLYNHAKLCYRHLVKIPGLKPIMPDGAMYMMVHIDLSSYPEFSTEVEFVRRLLMEESVFCLPGECFDFPSYMRLVITIPVDMLEEACHRIQEFCMRHHCKTSSEIIKNSLEAVEISY, from the exons ATGTCAAACGGACCGATCATAACTTCGCGTGAACGATGGAACGTCAGGGCATCAAACATCGCGAAGAGAACTCACAATCCCATAAGATCAATCGTCGAGAATATCGTCGTTGAACCGAACCCCGACAAGCAAATGATCGCTCTCTCGATCG gTGACCCTACAACTTTTGGAAATCTCAAACCTGCGAAGGAAGTTATTGACGCTATTCAAGAAAGTGTTACTACTCAGCTTTATAACGGTTATGCACCAAGCACAG GATACGAAAAAGCTCGAGCGGCAGTCGCTAAATATAGTTCCAACGAACTCGTCACGGTTGAATCCAAG GATGTCATACTATGCAGCGGATGCTCGTGTGCTCTCGATCTCTGCATAACTGCACTCGCAGGAGAGGGTCAGAATATTTTAATCCCCCGACCAGGTTTTTCGATCTACAAAACGCTTGCCGAAGGCCTTGGGATTGGAGTCAAATCGTACAATCTCTTG CCGGAGTTAGGCTGGCAGATAGATTTGGAGGATCTCCAGTCCCAGATAGACGATAGAACCGCTGCGATCGTAATCAACAATCCCTCGAATCCTTGTGGTTCGGTTTTCACTCGTCAGCATCTTTTGGATATTCTTGAAATAGCGGCACGTTTTCACGTGCCGATTATCGCCGACGAGATATACGAGCACATG GTATTCCCCGGCAAAACATACTACTCATTAGCGTCTCTATCGAGCGAAGTTCCTATACTGTCGTGCAGCGGTCTGACCAAGAG ATTTTTAGTGCCAGGATGGCGAATGGGTTGGATCATTATCCACGACCGTCAGGGCATTTTGGAGGAG GTTCGGAAAGGGTTGAACTGTCTCAGTCAAAGAATCATTGGAAGCAACACAATTGTACAGGGAGCTTTGCCCAGTATTCTCGAAAAGACGccacaaaaattttatgatgACATCCTGCGAACGCTCTAC AATCACGCAAAACTGTGCTACCGTCATCTCGTGAAAATTCCTGGATTGAAACCAATAATGCCTGATGGAGCAATGTACATGATG GTGCACATAGATTTAAGCAGTTATCCAGAGTTCAGCACCGAGGTGGAATTCGTTCGAAGGTTGCTGATGGAAGAGTCCGTATTTTGTCTGCCAGGCGAG TGCTTCGATTTTCCTTCGTACATGAGACTGGTCATTACTATTCCGGTGGATATGCTCGAAGAGGCCTGTCACAGGATTCAGGAATTCTGCATGAGACATCACTGCAAGACCTCATCGGAAATAATCAAGAATTCATTAGAAGCCGTCGAAATTTCTTATTAA